A region of Planctomycetota bacterium DNA encodes the following proteins:
- a CDS encoding isochorismatase family protein: MPTPNPFHARLTPDNCAMLLIDHQTGTMLGVQDIRLDQFRSNVLALAKTAKVHNLPVVLTASYAEGPNGPLMPELLEMFPNAPVIYRPGPISSWDDPNFVAAVKATGRKKLIMSGVTTDVCLMFPVLQALADGYDVHAVYDASGCWDQMSELIACQRMTQAGAVVCNWAAICADLQSDWRRPSAQGTLDIFAQHLPFYGMLANNQQASRAAR; the protein is encoded by the coding sequence ATGCCGACGCCCAACCCGTTCCACGCCCGCCTCACCCCCGACAACTGCGCCATGCTCCTCATCGACCACCAGACCGGCACCATGCTGGGCGTTCAGGACATCCGCCTCGACCAGTTCCGCTCCAACGTCCTCGCCCTCGCAAAGACCGCCAAGGTCCACAACCTCCCCGTCGTCCTCACCGCCAGCTACGCCGAAGGGCCCAACGGCCCGCTCATGCCCGAACTCCTCGAGATGTTCCCCAACGCCCCGGTCATCTACCGCCCGGGCCCCATCAGCTCCTGGGACGACCCCAACTTCGTCGCCGCCGTCAAAGCCACTGGCCGCAAGAAGCTCATCATGTCCGGCGTCACCACGGACGTCTGCCTCATGTTCCCCGTCCTCCAAGCCCTCGCCGACGGCTACGACGTCCACGCCGTCTACGACGCCTCCGGCTGCTGGGATCAGATGAGCGAACTCATCGCCTGTCAGCGCATGACCCAGGCAGGCGCCGTCGTCTGCAACTGGGCCGCCATCTGCGCCGACCTCCAGTCCGACTGGCGCCGCCCATCCGCTCAGGGCACCCTCGACATCTTCGCCCAACACCTTCCCTTCTACGGCATGCTCGCCAACAACCAGCAAGCCTCCCGCGCCGCACGCTGA
- a CDS encoding isochorismatase family protein: MHALRHRALSIGLALVAGAGAAAVFAGAATPSHAQPAGTARAKVTWASGGARERWTPDNCVFAFVDHQTGLMNLVNDTPAGEYKNIVVGMAKLAKIHNIPSVITTSAETGPNGPKLPEILAQLPNAPYIKRNGQINAWEDPAFVDAIRKTGRTKIVMSGITTDVCVTFAALSALDAGFEVYVVTDASGSMSEQTQLASLMRMQEAGAVMGTWFALSCEMLYDWRNPKGQETAQLFVEHFPAYAEIFHSHQAHSKSK; encoded by the coding sequence ATGCACGCTCTTCGCCACCGGGCCCTTTCCATCGGTCTCGCGCTCGTCGCAGGCGCCGGCGCCGCCGCGGTCTTTGCCGGCGCCGCCACGCCGAGCCACGCCCAGCCGGCGGGCACCGCCCGCGCCAAAGTTACGTGGGCGTCGGGCGGCGCGCGCGAGCGCTGGACGCCCGACAACTGCGTCTTTGCCTTCGTCGATCACCAGACCGGCCTCATGAACCTGGTCAACGACACGCCCGCGGGCGAGTACAAGAACATCGTCGTGGGGATGGCCAAGCTCGCGAAGATCCACAACATCCCCTCGGTCATCACGACGAGCGCCGAGACCGGCCCGAACGGCCCGAAGCTGCCCGAGATCCTCGCCCAGCTCCCCAACGCCCCGTACATCAAGCGCAACGGGCAGATCAACGCGTGGGAGGACCCCGCGTTCGTGGACGCGATCCGCAAGACAGGCCGGACGAAGATCGTCATGTCCGGCATCACCACCGACGTCTGCGTGACCTTCGCGGCGCTCTCCGCGCTCGACGCCGGGTTCGAGGTCTACGTCGTCACCGACGCCTCCGGCTCGATGAGCGAGCAGACGCAGCTCGCCTCGCTCATGCGCATGCAGGAGGCCGGGGCCGTCATGGGAACGTGGTTCGCGCTCTCGTGCGAGATGCTCTACGACTGGCGCAACCCCAAGGGTCAGGAGACGGCGCAGCTCTTCGTCGAGCACTTCCCCGCCTACGCCGAGATCTTCCACAGCCACCAGGCCCACTCCAAGAGCAAGTGA
- a CDS encoding NAD(P)H-binding protein, with protein MKIAILGAAGKIGGLTVAEGVAQGHHVRALARNPDRIPDVRGPGSLTRLPGDVLNAASLEQALAGADAVVCTFGAPLNWSTITRMPTVCAVGTRSVLQAMARTGVARLVCMTAIGVGDSRGRGRRIFRSFIRPVLLGRIFADRQIQEDLVRSSATRWSIVRPAELTDAPAGPWRTVDASDRSGPEPAHVPRATVAKFLIREAVEAGFLGRAPILTAAPQPNHRSDP; from the coding sequence ATGAAGATCGCCATCCTCGGGGCTGCGGGCAAGATCGGCGGCCTTACGGTCGCCGAGGGCGTCGCACAAGGGCACCACGTGCGCGCCCTTGCCCGTAACCCCGACCGAATCCCCGACGTGCGCGGGCCCGGCTCGCTCACCAGGCTCCCCGGCGACGTGCTCAACGCGGCCTCTCTGGAGCAGGCGCTCGCCGGCGCGGACGCCGTCGTCTGCACCTTCGGCGCTCCGCTCAACTGGTCCACCATCACCCGCATGCCCACGGTCTGCGCCGTCGGCACGCGTTCGGTGCTTCAGGCCATGGCGCGCACCGGGGTCGCCAGGCTTGTCTGCATGACGGCCATCGGCGTGGGCGACAGCCGGGGCCGGGGCCGCCGCATCTTCCGCTCGTTCATCCGGCCCGTCCTGCTCGGGCGCATCTTTGCAGACCGCCAGATTCAGGAAGACCTCGTCCGGTCCAGCGCGACGCGCTGGTCCATCGTGCGCCCGGCGGAACTCACCGACGCCCCGGCGGGCCCGTGGCGCACCGTCGACGCGTCGGACCGTTCGGGGCCCGAGCCCGCGCACGTGCCGCGCGCCACCGTTGCGAAGTTCCTCATCCGCGAAGCCGTCGAGGCCGGATTCCTCGGCCGCGCCCCCATTCTGACCGCCGCGCCTCAACCGAACCACAGGAGCGACCCGTGA
- a CDS encoding ECF-type sigma factor, with product MSPDIGPTSHEDPTRPDHPARIDQLISLVYEELRSLAEQRLRTLGPGASLQPTELLNEVYLKLGKDPSRSWAGKSHFIGAAAMAMRSILVDRARRAAAIKRGGQQGRTPLEEADIAIERSPDEVLGIDKALTRLEAIDARSAKVVTMRFYLGLDFAEIAISLGVTERTVERDWAFARRWFAQELQANRDPGR from the coding sequence GTGAGTCCTGATATCGGCCCGACATCTCACGAGGATCCGACCCGGCCGGACCACCCGGCACGCATCGATCAACTGATCTCCTTGGTCTACGAGGAGTTGCGCTCGCTCGCCGAGCAGCGACTGCGCACCCTCGGGCCGGGCGCTTCGCTCCAGCCGACCGAACTGCTGAACGAGGTCTACTTGAAGCTGGGGAAGGACCCGTCGCGGTCATGGGCCGGAAAGTCGCACTTCATCGGCGCCGCGGCGATGGCGATGCGCAGCATCCTGGTCGACCGGGCCCGCCGGGCCGCCGCGATCAAGCGGGGAGGGCAGCAGGGTCGGACCCCGCTCGAGGAGGCCGACATCGCCATCGAACGGAGCCCGGACGAGGTGCTCGGCATCGACAAGGCCCTGACACGCCTGGAAGCGATCGACGCCAGGTCGGCGAAAGTCGTCACGATGCGTTTCTATCTAGGACTGGACTTCGCCGAGATCGCGATCTCGCTGGGCGTCACGGAGCGCACGGTCGAACGAGATTGGGCCTTTGCGCGCCGGTGGTTCGCGCAGGAACTGCAGGCGAACCGGGACCCGGGCAGGTAG
- a CDS encoding isochorismatase family protein, which produces MFPHARNPFAERLTPQNAAVLLIDHQVGLFSFLPSVNALTLKNSILGLAKTAKALGLPTILTTSWPHGPNGPTMPELVELFPENKIIDRNTVNFWDHQPSVDAVQKLGRKKLIIAALDTTTCLAMAAVYGVQAGYDVYAVVDASSTFDSLNEQAAMLRMASAGVVVTTWVPVLAELCKDTTINGKHIAGLLTEHTGTYYAAMNNYLATGKTADAVRPHIAETVPAASRKVEYRYA; this is translated from the coding sequence ATGTTCCCCCACGCCCGCAACCCCTTCGCCGAACGCCTCACCCCGCAGAACGCCGCCGTGCTCCTCATCGATCATCAGGTCGGCCTCTTCAGCTTCCTTCCGTCGGTCAACGCACTCACCCTCAAGAACAGCATCCTGGGCCTCGCCAAGACCGCCAAGGCGTTGGGCCTGCCCACCATCCTCACGACGAGCTGGCCCCACGGCCCGAACGGGCCGACCATGCCCGAACTCGTCGAGCTCTTCCCCGAGAACAAGATCATCGACCGCAACACGGTCAACTTCTGGGATCACCAGCCCTCCGTCGACGCCGTCCAGAAGCTCGGGCGCAAGAAGCTCATCATCGCGGCGCTCGACACCACCACCTGCCTCGCGATGGCCGCCGTCTACGGCGTTCAGGCCGGCTACGACGTCTACGCGGTCGTGGACGCCTCGAGCACCTTCGATTCCCTGAACGAGCAGGCCGCCATGCTCCGCATGGCGTCTGCCGGCGTCGTCGTCACCACCTGGGTCCCCGTCCTCGCGGAGCTCTGCAAGGACACGACCATCAACGGCAAGCACATCGCGGGCCTGTTGACCGAGCACACGGGCACCTACTACGCCGCGATGAACAACTACCTGGCCACGGGCAAGACCGCCGACGCCGTGCGCCCCCACATCGCCGAGACCGTTCCCGCCGCCTCGCGCAAGGTCGAGTACCGGTACGCCTGA
- a CDS encoding serine/threonine-protein kinase has translation MDLRQERLKESLLILEGLNPAQRRAWIKERLSDDPDLARDVTRLMSVDLGSDDALAPLVAPPEGFASGGLLPRQIGPFVVDGLIAQGGMGTVYRAHQVVPVRRRAAVKVLRAEFSTQQLLARFEDERVAIAKMEHRNVARMLDAGTDAHGRSYIAMELVEGPPITEYASLHNLSLRQRLELFVQACRGVQHAHNRGILHRDLKPSNILVTDEDAQPVAKVIDFGLAKLLATNATRSGQTLAGQLLGTIGYMSPEQTDQLKPDADVRSDVYSLGVVLYELLTGALPVPTDMLDGMSVGDVRALISAHPRVPPSRFSPPAPTPRGVRDGIPAELDCLVLKASHPDPAQRYPSPSDLAEDIERFLSGRTILARPPSTWYRTQKFVQRHKLPVASGIIVVGALVGGLLAAGIGLRRAVIDRRAAETALARSQEDAARADQALARAEEVAAYLRELLMRAHPARLGPNATFEQILKASAADFLAQPPSNSIVRAEVASALAEPLYLTGDYATVESLLLPQIESLAGETLPRARSLRTSIMIRLGYVASRMSRTQDAEQRFVRATEFARDSDSPQLIFQATGALAQTYSAGGNYDRAIEMLLLLLESDVAKSDELLRASALSNLGVAYGRKGAAAQGLPYAREGYEIRARLAPRDPNTHNMGWQLGISYMENDQLDQAVEIFQRNYAASVDASGDDHPDAVSGAVLLHYARARRGDGPDVIAPMLASVEHQRRIGIPPQQIAQTRMYVAGALMYTGQRERALAEANAALAELETTSTRCGRGVVTVLLQIGTILSAAGAPTESLAYLERAFECTQVEPTAAPFATRIAGAIVSSYQRVQDDANVRRWREIQAGLQTPPPPNRQNGPAGPAKAGGRPEPGTSPAGTPQ, from the coding sequence ATGGATCTGCGGCAGGAACGTCTCAAAGAATCTCTGCTGATCCTCGAAGGGCTCAACCCCGCCCAGCGCCGGGCGTGGATCAAGGAGCGCCTGTCCGATGACCCGGACCTGGCGCGTGATGTCACCCGGCTGATGAGCGTCGACCTGGGCTCGGACGACGCGCTCGCCCCGCTCGTGGCGCCGCCCGAGGGGTTTGCCTCCGGCGGTCTGCTGCCCAGGCAGATCGGCCCGTTCGTCGTCGACGGGCTGATCGCGCAGGGCGGCATGGGCACCGTGTACCGCGCCCACCAGGTCGTCCCGGTTCGTCGCCGAGCCGCGGTCAAGGTCCTGCGGGCCGAGTTCAGCACCCAGCAGCTCCTCGCCCGGTTCGAGGACGAGCGCGTCGCGATCGCCAAGATGGAGCACCGCAACGTCGCGCGGATGCTCGACGCGGGCACCGATGCCCACGGGCGCTCGTACATCGCGATGGAGCTTGTCGAAGGGCCGCCCATCACCGAGTACGCGTCCCTCCACAACCTCTCGCTCCGCCAGCGCCTGGAGCTGTTCGTGCAGGCCTGCCGGGGCGTGCAGCACGCCCACAACCGGGGCATTCTCCACCGCGACCTCAAGCCCTCCAACATCCTCGTCACCGACGAGGACGCCCAGCCCGTCGCCAAGGTCATCGACTTCGGCCTCGCGAAGCTCCTGGCGACCAACGCCACACGCTCCGGACAGACGCTCGCCGGGCAGTTGCTCGGCACCATCGGGTACATGAGCCCGGAGCAGACCGACCAGCTCAAGCCCGACGCCGACGTCCGCTCCGACGTGTACTCGCTCGGCGTCGTCCTGTACGAACTGCTTACCGGCGCGCTCCCCGTCCCCACCGACATGCTCGACGGCATGTCCGTGGGCGACGTCCGCGCGCTCATCTCCGCGCACCCGCGCGTTCCGCCCAGCCGGTTCAGCCCGCCCGCGCCCACGCCCCGGGGAGTCCGTGACGGCATTCCGGCCGAACTCGATTGCCTCGTGCTGAAAGCCTCCCACCCCGACCCCGCCCAGCGGTACCCGTCTCCCAGCGACCTCGCCGAGGACATCGAGCGGTTCCTTTCCGGGCGGACGATCCTCGCCCGCCCGCCCTCCACGTGGTACCGCACCCAGAAGTTCGTGCAGCGCCACAAGCTGCCCGTCGCCTCCGGCATCATCGTCGTGGGGGCGCTGGTCGGCGGGCTGCTCGCCGCGGGGATCGGCCTCCGGCGTGCCGTCATCGACCGCCGCGCCGCCGAGACGGCGTTGGCCCGATCGCAGGAAGACGCGGCGCGCGCCGACCAGGCCCTCGCCCGCGCCGAAGAGGTCGCGGCGTACCTGCGCGAACTGCTCATGCGCGCCCACCCCGCGCGACTCGGGCCCAACGCGACCTTCGAGCAGATCCTCAAGGCCTCGGCGGCCGACTTTCTGGCCCAGCCCCCGTCGAACAGCATCGTGCGGGCGGAGGTCGCCAGCGCGCTCGCCGAGCCGCTGTACCTGACCGGAGACTACGCGACCGTCGAGTCGCTGCTCCTGCCGCAGATCGAGTCGCTCGCCGGCGAGACGCTGCCCCGGGCCCGGTCGCTGCGCACGAGCATCATGATCCGACTCGGGTACGTCGCCAGCCGCATGAGCCGCACGCAGGACGCGGAGCAGCGATTCGTCCGCGCGACCGAGTTCGCCCGCGACTCGGACTCGCCCCAACTCATCTTCCAGGCGACCGGCGCGCTGGCGCAGACCTACTCCGCCGGCGGCAACTACGACCGGGCCATCGAGATGCTGCTCCTCTTGCTCGAGAGCGACGTCGCGAAGAGCGACGAGCTCCTCCGCGCATCGGCGCTCTCGAACCTCGGCGTCGCGTACGGACGGAAGGGGGCGGCCGCGCAGGGGCTCCCCTACGCACGCGAGGGGTACGAGATCCGAGCGCGTCTCGCGCCGCGCGATCCGAACACGCACAACATGGGCTGGCAACTCGGCATCTCGTACATGGAGAACGACCAGCTCGACCAGGCCGTCGAGATCTTTCAGCGGAACTACGCGGCGAGCGTCGACGCGTCGGGCGATGACCATCCGGACGCCGTGTCCGGCGCGGTGCTGCTGCACTACGCCCGGGCGCGCCGGGGCGACGGGCCCGACGTCATCGCCCCGATGCTCGCGTCCGTCGAGCACCAGCGCCGCATCGGGATTCCCCCGCAGCAGATCGCGCAGACCAGGATGTACGTCGCCGGGGCGCTGATGTACACGGGCCAGCGGGAACGCGCCCTCGCCGAGGCGAACGCCGCGCTGGCGGAACTCGAGACCACCAGCACGCGCTGCGGGCGGGGCGTCGTGACCGTGCTGCTGCAGATCGGGACGATCCTCTCCGCCGCCGGAGCGCCCACCGAATCGCTCGCCTATCTCGAACGCGCGTTCGAATGTACTCAGGTCGAACCCACCGCCGCGCCGTTCGCCACGCGCATCGCCGGTGCGATCGTGTCTTCGTATCAGCGTGTGCAGGACGACGCGAACGTCCGGCGTTGGCGCGAGATCCAGGCGGGCCTCCAGACGCCGCCGCCCCCGAACCGGCAAAATGGACCAGCAGGACCCGCCAAGGCGGGCGGGCGTCCAGAACCGGGCACCAGCCCTGCCGGCACTCCCCAGTGA
- the rpmE gene encoding 50S ribosomal protein L31 has translation MKADTHPRYFHNCKVYHNGQVVMTTGATVPELHVEVWSGSHPFFTGKQAFVDSAGRVEKFQRKFSGDYFKGKKK, from the coding sequence ATGAAGGCCGACACGCATCCGCGGTATTTCCACAACTGCAAGGTCTACCACAACGGCCAGGTCGTGATGACGACCGGCGCCACCGTGCCCGAACTGCACGTCGAGGTGTGGTCCGGCTCGCACCCGTTCTTCACGGGCAAGCAGGCCTTCGTCGACTCCGCAGGCCGCGTCGAGAAGTTCCAGCGCAAGTTCTCGGGCGACTACTTCAAGGGCAAGAAGAAGTAA
- a CDS encoding isochorismatase family protein, which produces MTHAAFSPADTALLLIDHQVGTMQLIKNIPLDVVKRNTLALAKAAKILNMPVVLTSSQEERLQGPLIPELKQIVPEAFDRRIRRAGIVNAWTDVHFRNAAVATGRRNLIMAGVTTDVCLVFPTISAVQEGYRVQAVLDASGSPFMQSEDFSQRRMENAGVVLTATNTMIAELAQDWSTPAGSQLIQLLFTDVLPRIG; this is translated from the coding sequence GTGACACACGCCGCCTTCTCGCCCGCCGACACCGCGCTGCTGCTCATCGATCACCAGGTCGGCACGATGCAGCTCATCAAGAACATCCCCCTCGACGTCGTGAAGCGCAACACGCTCGCGCTCGCGAAGGCGGCCAAGATCCTGAACATGCCGGTCGTGCTCACCAGTTCACAGGAAGAGCGTCTGCAGGGCCCGCTGATCCCGGAACTCAAGCAGATCGTGCCCGAGGCGTTCGACCGCCGCATCCGGCGGGCCGGCATCGTGAACGCCTGGACCGACGTGCACTTCCGCAACGCCGCCGTCGCCACCGGTCGGCGGAACCTGATCATGGCGGGCGTCACGACCGACGTGTGCCTGGTCTTCCCGACCATCAGCGCCGTGCAGGAGGGCTACCGCGTGCAGGCCGTGCTCGACGCGTCGGGCTCGCCCTTCATGCAGTCCGAGGACTTCTCGCAGCGTCGCATGGAGAACGCGGGCGTCGTTCTCACCGCGACGAACACGATGATCGCCGAACTGGCCCAAGACTGGTCCACCCCTGCCGGAAGCCAGCTCATCCAGCTCCTTTTCACTGACGTCCTGCCACGTATCGGCTGA
- a CDS encoding MarR family transcriptional regulator: MPYDLTVSIGYHVHRAASGMRRELDARLAAHGVTSAQWGALVSIGRHGCATAADLARWMNLDRAGVSRVLTQLERVRLIERRPSADDRRTRRLRLSPKGAALLPTLEAVTASVSEDFLATFSPAERSRLLRLLSRVPSNVPVARAD, from the coding sequence ATGCCCTACGACCTGACGGTCAGCATCGGCTATCACGTCCACCGGGCCGCCAGCGGGATGCGACGCGAGCTCGATGCGCGCCTGGCGGCGCACGGGGTGACCTCGGCGCAGTGGGGCGCGCTCGTCTCGATCGGCCGGCACGGGTGCGCCACCGCGGCCGACCTGGCGCGGTGGATGAACCTCGATCGCGCGGGCGTCTCCCGGGTGCTCACGCAGCTCGAACGGGTCCGCCTCATCGAACGACGCCCCTCCGCGGACGACCGCCGCACCAGACGACTGCGCTTGTCGCCCAAGGGGGCGGCACTCCTGCCCACGCTCGAGGCGGTCACCGCCTCGGTCTCCGAGGATTTCCTCGCCACCTTCTCGCCCGCCGAACGGTCCCGACTGCTGCGGCTGCTCTCGCGCGTGCCGAGCAACGTCCCGGTCGCGCGGGCGGACTGA
- a CDS encoding 4-oxalocrotonate tautomerase family protein, which translates to MPYVNIKITRDGVTAAQKAEIVRDVTGTLQRVLGKRPEHVHIVIDEVDPENWGFAGMLTTEYRAQMKDAPQ; encoded by the coding sequence GTGCCGTACGTCAACATCAAGATCACTCGTGACGGCGTGACCGCGGCGCAGAAGGCCGAGATCGTGCGCGACGTGACGGGCACGCTGCAGCGGGTGCTGGGCAAGCGTCCCGAGCACGTCCACATCGTGATCGACGAAGTCGATCCGGAGAACTGGGGGTTCGCCGGAATGCTGACCACCGAGTACCGAGCCCAGATGAAGGATGCACCACAATGA